From a region of the Mercurialis annua linkage group LG1-X, ddMerAnnu1.2, whole genome shotgun sequence genome:
- the LOC126669373 gene encoding arabinogalactan protein 12-like — protein MEAMKMRLFVAVMVVLMAVQNVAAQVEAPAPSPVSDAALFVPAVFASFAALFFGLLF, from the coding sequence ATGGAGGCAATGAAGATGAGACTATTTGTGGCCGTTATGGTTGTTCTTATGGCCGTTCAAAATGTGGCAGCTCAGGTTGAAGCTCCGGCTCCTTCCCCTGTGTCCGACGCCGCCTTGTTCGTACCGGCCGTCTTCGCTTCTTTTGCTGCTTTGTTTTTCGGCCTTCTATtctaa